TCAAAATCGATTGTATCATCACCCATCGCGACGACTTCATTCCCCGAGGAAAATAGATCCAAAACACCTTTTGCTTTCTCTTTTTGAAATCCCACAACGCGATCATAGTGATAATGCAAAATAGCCAGGAGATGAGCGCGATCTTTTTGAGTATAATCAAAACACCCCGCTTCGATTAAACACTCAATAATTTTCTTACCGACTTTCCTTGAATCTAGCCTTTCAATAAACTCGATGAGCGTTGCAAAAGACCCATTTAACTCTCTTTCAGCAACAATTGCTTCAACAACACCCTCCCCAACACCTTTTATGGCAGACATAGCAAAACGAATGCCTTGAGGTGTCGCAACAAATTGAGCTCTTGACTCATTGACATCGGGGGAGAGGATCGCAATATGCATTGCTTGACATTCGCGAATATGTTTTGAAATTTTCGCTAGATCAACCATATCGCACGTCATCAGCGCAGCCATCCACTCCCTTGGATAATTGGCCTTAAGATAGGCCGTTACATAGCTTAAATAGCCATAGGCCGTCGCATGGGACTTGTTAAAACCATAGGAGGCAAATTTCTCGACCTTGTTAAATATCTGGAGCGCGAGCTTTTCATCAATTCCCTTCTTTTGGGCCCCCTCACTAAACTTTTTCTCCTCTTGCTTCATGACAACATGATCTTTTTTACCCATTGCCTTGCGCAATACATCCCCTTCTCCAAGACTGTAACCGGCTAAAGTTTGGGCAATTTGCATCACTTGCTCTTGGTAAACGATGATGCCATACGTCTCCATGAGGATATCTTTCATCCATGGATGATCATTCTCAATTTGCTCTTGTCCATGCTTACGCTTAATAAATGACGGGATCATTTCCATAGGCCCCGGTCGATAGAGGGCTCCCACCGCAATAATCTCTTCAAATCGATCGATATGAAGTTGTTTAGCTAGATCCTGCATCCCTGCAGATTCAAGCTGAAATACCCCCGAAGTCTTCCCTTGATTAAGTAGATCAAATGTTTTTCTGTCATCTAATTGTAAATTGACCCAATCAATTTTAGTGCCTTGCGAAATTTCAATGGCATCAACGGTCTTTTGAATCGATGTCAATGTTTTAAGTCCTAAAAAGTCAATTTTCAACATCCCAACCATTTCTACAGGCTTCATTGCAAATTGGGTTGCTGCCAACTCTGAATCTTTTGCATTACAAATAGGAATATGGTCTGTGAGTGGATCACCGCAAATAATCAGCCCTGCTGCATGAATCCCCGTATTTCGAATCGTCCCTTCCAGCTTCAAACCATAATCAATAATTTGAGTCGCATCTCGATCACTTTCATACATGCGTTTGAAATCGGGATCGATTTGCAAAGCCTTTTCAATCGTTATGTTGAGATCATCAGGAACGAGTTTAGCAATTTCATTGACCTTTGCCAAAGGCACATTGAGAACCCGGCCAATATCTTTAATTGCCATTTTCGCTTTCATCGTACCAAACGTGATAATCTGAGCGACTTTGTCCTTTCCATATTTGCTAAGTGTATACTCAATCACATCCGATCTTCTTTCCATGCAGATATCAACATCAATATCAGGATAAGAGATCCTTTCAGGATTGATAAATCGCTCAAAGAAGAGGTGGAATCGCAGAGGTTCGATGTCAGTTACCCCTATTAAGTATAAAATAATTGAACCTGCTCCCGATCCACGCCCGGGGCCAACGGGAATATGATTGCGTTTAGCCCAAGCAATAAAATCATGAACAATCAATAAATAATCGCACATCCCTTTAGAAGCAATAATCTCAAATTCGTACTCAAATCGCTCCTTAACCACATCCATAGGATCTTTATCGGGATAGATTTCCTTAACCTTTTTTAATTTATCCTCCGTATAGCGATGAGGCATCCCCTTTTCAGAAAGATCTCTTAAGTATTTTTCAGCCTCTTTTTGCCTTTGCTCTGCCGTATATTTTTTCCCTTCTAATGTAGGAGGCAGGAATACGGGATAAAATTTCTTCGAAAGATCAAATGAAACATCACATTTTTCTGCAATGAGTTGTGTATTTTCAATCGCCTCCGGCAGATCTTTAAATAGCTCCGCCATTGCATCATGCGATTTAAAATAGTACTCATGGGAAAATAGAACTCTTCTTTTAGGATTTTTGATTTTTCCTCTTCGGTTCCCCATGTGATCAATATCCCAAATCTCACACGTCTCCCCTGACTGGATATTCATTAAAATTTCATGGACTTTCCAATCTTCTCTTTCCAAATATTGAATGTCATTTGTCGCTACAAGCGGGATGTTGAACTCACTAGATAACGCCTTCAGTACCCCGATTGCTTTTTCTTGCTTCTCAATGAGCATTTCATACTCTCTAAGAAGCCAAGGCTCTTGATTGATTTCGTCTGCCCTAATCCACTCTTCCTTCATAGGGTGACGTTGAATCTCAAAATAAAAATCCTCTTTGAATAATGCTTGGAACCAAGAAATTTCTTCCCTTGCCTGCTTCATTTGATCATCGCAAATGAGCATAGGAATTTTTCCCCTGATCGGTCCTGAAAGGCAAATTAAGCCTTCAGCATACTGCGTCAAAATATCCTTATCAATGCGCGGCGTATAATAAAACCCCTCCAAATAAGCGATGGATGAAATCTTACATAAATTGCGATAGCCAATTTCATTTTTCGCAAGTAAAACAATAGGGTGCCCGGGTGGCTGTCCATATTGCTTTTTTTTATCGAGACGACTTCCCGGAGCGACCATCATTTCAATGCCAATAATGGGTTTTATCCCTACAGATTTACACCCTTTATAAAAATCAACAACACCAAACATATTGCAATGATCTGTCAAAGCTAAAGCTGAAAGGCCCTGCTCAGCAGCTTTTGCAATTAAATCTTTAATAGAATTTGTTGCGTTGAGGATACTATATTGAGAATGGACATGTAGAGGAATCCAAGGCTTCATTTTGACAGTGCTCCAATTCGACTGAATCCTTAAAAATACATGATCAAAGAAAAAACGGATAGTCTTTATGGCTGTTTAAGCCACTTTCCCTTCAGTAGAGATGATCTCATCTCGTGATCTAACAGACCAAAGGGGCAATAAGATCAGCACCGAAATACAGGCACAGGCTCCAAGAACCAGGAAGAAGCCGCCCCACCCCCATTTTGTAGCAATCACCCCAAAAGGGTAAGCGCTAAAGGCTGCGCCGAAATAACCAAACCATCCGGCAAACCCCGTAGCTGTCCCCGCAGCTTTTTTATGAGAGAGCTCCGCCGCGGCCATTCCAATCAGCATTTGAGGACCAAAAATCAAGAAACCAATAAAAAAGATAGAAACCGATGCAACGAGATAGTTGCTGTTTGGAATGATCCAAAGAAGCCCTAGTGCAAAAGTAACAAATAAACTAAATAGCACATTAACCGGACCACGGCGGGAAGCAAATAGGCGATCCGAAATCAGTCCTGCAATGACGCTACCGAATAACCCACCGATCTCAAACCAAAAAATAGCTCCACCTGCGCTGATCAGGGAGTGCCCTTTTTGCTCCATGAGATAGAGTTGCCCCCAATCGTTAATTGCGGTCCTAATAGCATAAATGAAAAAATATCCAAAAGCTAAAATCCATAGAAATTTATTAGCAAGGACATACTTAAATAAAATTTCCTTTGTAGATAGCTCGCGCTCCCTATCCTCTTCAGAACCCGATACCGCCTCATTCTTGTGCTCCTCAATCGGAGGAAGCCCAAGGGATTGGGGTGTATCGCGTAGAGTAATCGCAAGATAGACTCCCCCTAATAGGCAGATAACCCCGGGAACGTACATCGCCATTCGCCACCCAAAAAGCGTTGCGATCAAGGGTCCCATTAAAATACTGAGCCCGCCTCCTACATTATGAGAGGTATTCCAAATGCCCCACCATCCGCCTCTTTCAGAGCGGGCATACCAATGGGTCAACAAACGAGCGCAAGGAGGCCACCCCCATCCCTGGAAAAGACCGTTAAGGCCCCAGAAAAGGCAGAAAAACATTAAAGAAGAAGATAAACCAAAGAAAATATTTAATAGACCGGTAGCCATCAATCCGATGGCCATAAAAAATCTTGGATTGGAGCGATCACCAATGATCCCGCTCAAAAATTTACTTAACCCGTAGGCAATATATAAGATGGAACCAAAAATACCCACATCTGCCTTTGTCCATTGAAACTCAATCATTAACGCCGGCAATACAAAGGTCAAACTCTTTCTTGTAAGATAGAAAAAAGCATATCCAAGATACATGCCAAAGAAAATACGAAGCCGCCAATAGCGATATTTTTTCCTAACTTCCTCTTGATCCTGAATGAGACCAATATGATTCGCTGCTTTAAATACGCTGAACATAACTTCTCTTTATCACACAAAAAAACAACAATTTTATATAACAAAAGTGAGTCTGTCAACCTCTTTTATCCCTGAAGCATCCTATATACACACGAACTCTCTATAGTATGCCGCTCGTGATTCAAGATATACCGCTCGTCATTCAAGAGTTGGTTTTTTTGTCGCCGGCATCCCCGCTTGGTCGATTTACCTCACCTCTGCCTATTGTCAATAGCGCATCGGTTCGGTAAAGGGCCTTCGGCCCGATCGACCATCGGTATAGCCGGCTTCTAAAAATTCCAACTCTTGAATCACTCCCGGTATAATAATATTTGAAAATAAATTAAATTATTTATTTACTGTAAAAAAGAATAAACCTATTTTTATGACAGATTTTAATACAAGCTTAACGAATAATCAGTTCTCATCTTTTTTTAATATGGACGCCGATCCCACCTCCACTATAGAAGAAAAAGGCGCATCAAAATTAGTAAAATTAGAGAAAAACAAACAGTTTTCTGCCGTTCTTCTTGCATTTATTAAGCAAAAAATCAACGAACTGGAAGATGAAGTCGACCTAATGGAAACCATCTTCATCGCCGATAATGTGATTCAACATCTGAAAAATCTACGCACCTTATTTCGGATCCTTCAAGAAGAAAATTTATCCCAAAGCTTGGATTATGCCCTAAAATTATCCAAGGCTTGGAATGGCATCCTTAATTACCAAACATTAGCAACATCAAAAGAAATGCGAGCCGATGCTTATGAAAAAATCACTAAACTCGTCGAATTATTTGCTCGATTCCCTACAGCTGATGAACATGCCCTGGGACATTATTTAGCAAACTATGCCGGTGAAAATTGGCTTCCGTTCCCATTCATGGGCATCTTGAATGATTTATATGAGGAAAACCTGCAAAATGCAAAACGATCCAACTTAGCCATACTGATCAAAATGATCAGTAATATTTTGGAATCCTTTCAAATACCGCATACATGAGTTAAAAAATTCCAACTCCCGAATCACTCTCGGTATATACGTATTTCTTGTAATTATGCCTCATTGCAGCTAATATTTACGATTAAACAAATAAAATGTTGATCGATATGAGTTATCAAATCCCAAAAGGCTTATTTGACATCCTTCCCGCCTTTCAATCACCTAATGACTTATGGCGCACTAGTGATTACTGGCATTATGTTGAAACAAAACTTAGATATCTTGCCTCTTTATACGGTTATAGTGAAATACGCACCCCCATTTTTGAAAAAACAGAACTATTTACACGCAGTGTTGGGGACACTTCCGATATCGTTTTTAAAGAAATGTATACTTTTGAGGATAAGGGCAAGCGCTCAATGACCCTTCGCCCTGAAGGAACGGCGCCTGTTATGAGGGCTCTGATAGAAAGCAGATCTCTTCATGAAACTCCTTATCAAAAACTCTTCTACTTCGGACCATTTTTTCGATATGATCGGCCTCAAGCAGGGCGCTATCGTCAATTTCATCAATTTGGGGTAGAAAGCATCGGGATTCCCGATCCGGAGCAAGATGCAGAAACGATTGCATTCTTATATCATTGTTTTGAATCCCTTGGCATTCGCAATCTCGTATTACGACTCAATTCAATCGGAAATCAAGCATCGCGATCGGAATATTGCAAAGCACTTAAATCTTATTTAGAACCCCACAAATCCCACTTATCTGAAGACTCACAAGCCCGCTTAGAAGCTAATCCTCTACGCATTCTTGATTCTAAAGATTTGAACGACATTGAAATCATCAAAAAGGCCCCTTCAATTCTAGATTGTTTAGATTCAGATAGCGCAGCGCATTTTTCTAGACTCCAACAACTTTTAAATGAACTTCGAATCCCCTTTAAAATTGAACACAACCTCGTTCGAGGACTTGATTATTATAATAAAACGGTTTTTGAATTCACCACTGAATCTCTTGGAGCCCAAAATACGATTGGAGCCGGAGGGCGCTACGACGGACTGATTGAAAAATTAGGCGGCGCTCAGCTGCCGGCGATTGGTTTTGCTGTTGGCATTGAACGACTCCTTCAAATTTTAATCGAAGAACCCTCTCTACTGCCACCTCTTACGGGGCCTATGCTTCTATTACTGCCAATGGGAGATGACGCAAAAACAAAAGTTTTGTCTCTTTCTTCAGTACTTAGAAAGCACAACGTTCCTACTGAGATCTTTTTTAAAAGCAAAAAAGTTCAGAAAGCACTTCAACATGCAGAAAAAATAAAGGCTCAATTTTTTGGAGTTCTTGGCGAAGATGAAATCAAAAATCAATCGATTAAAATCAAACATCTGTCAACAAGAGATGAAACACTTGTGCCGTTTGATCAACTGCCCAATTTTTTTGAACGGAGACCAAATTACGGGCAAAGTTGAGTAAATATACCGAAATGAGTTGAAGAATTGGGGTTTTAGCTTTGATGGCGCTTCGAATTTTTATCAGGCTTAGCCGGCTTAATTTTTTGATCCTATTGAAGATAGGTCAAAAAAATTAAGGGTAAAAAGTCGAAGATGCCGGCGAAGATAAAAACCAATTCTTCAATTTATTTCGGTATAACCTCCCATTAATTGCCTCTTTTGCCTGACACAGCTTGCACTCAAATTCTATTCCTAGTAAAATCTAGTACTTTCGCTCTATTTAGGAGAAATTCATGCATAAAAACAAACTTTTTCAGTCTATCTTCGTTTTTTTTAGCTTTATGACGATGGCTTTAGTTCAACCAACTTTTGCTGAAGAAAACGAACAGTCCTTACAAAATCTCGATTTAAACCAAGTTTCAGAATCTTTTGGTCACTTGATTAAAAAAAATATCGAATCCTTAGGTTTAGATTTTGACGTCAATTTAATTATTAAAGGCATTCAAGATTCAATCGCAGGAAAAGAACCTCCTCTTAATGAAAACGATTGCGTTCAAGCTATTTCACTCATCCAAGAAAATGCCTTCCACAAACAATCTAAAATTAACCTTCAATTAGCTGAAGACTTTCTCGCAAAAAATCGGTTAAATAACAATGTTATTGAACTTGAAGATGGGAAGTTACAATATGAAATCGAACAATTAGGATATGGTGAATCTGTTCAAGAAGATGATAATCCCACCATCCGTTACTCAGGTGAATTTGCCGATGGGAATATCTTTGCCTCATCTAATAATGACGAAGTCATTTCTCTCCAGGATATGATTCCGGGACTAGCAAGAGTCATTATTGGAATGAAAGAAGGGGAAAAAAGAGTCGCCTATCTTCATCCTGAATTAGCATATGGTGAGTCAGGCTATCTTCCACCTAACTCACTCCTCAAATTTCATATTGAAGTCATCAAAGCGAATACACCCATTGCTGATGCAGACACACAAGCTGCAGTAGACCAATCTCTGGAAGAACTCGCGAGCCAAGAAGGAGAAGAGGCACTTCGCTAAGAGTGTATCTTTACCATTTTTAAGGCATTCTCATTTATATTTGGGGATGCCTTTTTCATTAAATCTCCATTAAGAACTCTATGGAAATTATATTATATCAACCTCAAATCCCCGCAAATACGGGAAATATCATTCGAACATGCCGCGTTATCGGAGCAAAGCTCACACTCATCGCCCCGCTTGGATTTGATATATCTGAAAAAGCGCTTAGAAGAGCAAGACTTGATTACGCCAGTGAAGTCGATATGACAATAGCCTCTTCGCTTGACGACGCCCTTGCCAAGAAAAATAGC
The genomic region above belongs to Simkaniaceae bacterium and contains:
- the dnaE gene encoding DNA polymerase III subunit alpha, translated to MKPWIPLHVHSQYSILNATNSIKDLIAKAAEQGLSALALTDHCNMFGVVDFYKGCKSVGIKPIIGIEMMVAPGSRLDKKKQYGQPPGHPIVLLAKNEIGYRNLCKISSIAYLEGFYYTPRIDKDILTQYAEGLICLSGPIRGKIPMLICDDQMKQAREEISWFQALFKEDFYFEIQRHPMKEEWIRADEINQEPWLLREYEMLIEKQEKAIGVLKALSSEFNIPLVATNDIQYLEREDWKVHEILMNIQSGETCEIWDIDHMGNRRGKIKNPKRRVLFSHEYYFKSHDAMAELFKDLPEAIENTQLIAEKCDVSFDLSKKFYPVFLPPTLEGKKYTAEQRQKEAEKYLRDLSEKGMPHRYTEDKLKKVKEIYPDKDPMDVVKERFEYEFEIIASKGMCDYLLIVHDFIAWAKRNHIPVGPGRGSGAGSIILYLIGVTDIEPLRFHLFFERFINPERISYPDIDVDICMERRSDVIEYTLSKYGKDKVAQIITFGTMKAKMAIKDIGRVLNVPLAKVNEIAKLVPDDLNITIEKALQIDPDFKRMYESDRDATQIIDYGLKLEGTIRNTGIHAAGLIICGDPLTDHIPICNAKDSELAATQFAMKPVEMVGMLKIDFLGLKTLTSIQKTVDAIEISQGTKIDWVNLQLDDRKTFDLLNQGKTSGVFQLESAGMQDLAKQLHIDRFEEIIAVGALYRPGPMEMIPSFIKRKHGQEQIENDHPWMKDILMETYGIIVYQEQVMQIAQTLAGYSLGEGDVLRKAMGKKDHVVMKQEEKKFSEGAQKKGIDEKLALQIFNKVEKFASYGFNKSHATAYGYLSYVTAYLKANYPREWMAALMTCDMVDLAKISKHIRECQAMHIAILSPDVNESRAQFVATPQGIRFAMSAIKGVGEGVVEAIVAERELNGSFATLIEFIERLDSRKVGKKIIECLIEAGCFDYTQKDRAHLLAILHYHYDRVVGFQKEKAKGVLDLFSSGNEVVAMGDDTIDFEPRSRLYTLQREKELLGFYLTGHPLKECRKEMELIGAIPIDQGGTENSIYPVKTAFILETATVKISQKSGKKFAISTISDENHNYELFFWSDHYERYSHLLVENNILAAVLLVDARESPPRIQCKSLEDLTQLTEEIKNQLDAAYEQALTQSQQEMSRGKRQGKSFSSQKQESNKMKEDENPVIIRIDIDQMQLTGVIQLKKILRQHAGARKVNVDFFSKEKLISSIEIDAGFGVNGEDSLVQLLEQESFCRSVER
- the pgtP gene encoding phosphoglycerate transporter protein PgtP; this encodes MFSVFKAANHIGLIQDQEEVRKKYRYWRLRIFFGMYLGYAFFYLTRKSLTFVLPALMIEFQWTKADVGIFGSILYIAYGLSKFLSGIIGDRSNPRFFMAIGLMATGLLNIFFGLSSSLMFFCLFWGLNGLFQGWGWPPCARLLTHWYARSERGGWWGIWNTSHNVGGGLSILMGPLIATLFGWRMAMYVPGVICLLGGVYLAITLRDTPQSLGLPPIEEHKNEAVSGSEEDRERELSTKEILFKYVLANKFLWILAFGYFFIYAIRTAINDWGQLYLMEQKGHSLISAGGAIFWFEIGGLFGSVIAGLISDRLFASRRGPVNVLFSLFVTFALGLLWIIPNSNYLVASVSIFFIGFLIFGPQMLIGMAAAELSHKKAAGTATGFAGWFGYFGAAFSAYPFGVIATKWGWGGFFLVLGACACISVLILLPLWSVRSRDEIISTEGKVA
- the hisS gene encoding histidine--tRNA ligase, whose translation is MSYQIPKGLFDILPAFQSPNDLWRTSDYWHYVETKLRYLASLYGYSEIRTPIFEKTELFTRSVGDTSDIVFKEMYTFEDKGKRSMTLRPEGTAPVMRALIESRSLHETPYQKLFYFGPFFRYDRPQAGRYRQFHQFGVESIGIPDPEQDAETIAFLYHCFESLGIRNLVLRLNSIGNQASRSEYCKALKSYLEPHKSHLSEDSQARLEANPLRILDSKDLNDIEIIKKAPSILDCLDSDSAAHFSRLQQLLNELRIPFKIEHNLVRGLDYYNKTVFEFTTESLGAQNTIGAGGRYDGLIEKLGGAQLPAIGFAVGIERLLQILIEEPSLLPPLTGPMLLLLPMGDDAKTKVLSLSSVLRKHNVPTEIFFKSKKVQKALQHAEKIKAQFFGVLGEDEIKNQSIKIKHLSTRDETLVPFDQLPNFFERRPNYGQS
- a CDS encoding FKBP-type peptidyl-prolyl cis-trans isomerase, producing the protein MHKNKLFQSIFVFFSFMTMALVQPTFAEENEQSLQNLDLNQVSESFGHLIKKNIESLGLDFDVNLIIKGIQDSIAGKEPPLNENDCVQAISLIQENAFHKQSKINLQLAEDFLAKNRLNNNVIELEDGKLQYEIEQLGYGESVQEDDNPTIRYSGEFADGNIFASSNNDEVISLQDMIPGLARVIIGMKEGEKRVAYLHPELAYGESGYLPPNSLLKFHIEVIKANTPIADADTQAAVDQSLEELASQEGEEALR